GTGGGCACGACCACTGGCCTCTGGCAGGTGCCACGGGGCGAGGGCGTGGCACGTCAGTACACCGTCGCGGATGGACTGCCGGCCGCTCGCATCACCGCGCTGACCCGGGGCGAGCGCACGGCGCTCTGGGTGGGGACGCCCGAGGGCCTGGTCCGGCTGGTGGACGGCAGCGTGGTGCCAGCGCCTTTTCCGTTTCCAGGCCCGGATCCCCGGCCGCACGTGACGGCGCTGCGCCGTGACGCGATGGGCGTGCTCTGGGTGGGCTCGCAAGAAGGGCTCTACGCCTGGAATGGCGTGGTGGCCCGGCGCTACACGCCCGACGAGGGCCTGCCGTCCCTCTCCGTCAACGCGCTGTACGCGGATGGCGACGGCAACCTCTGGGTGGGCACGCAGCGCGGGGGCCTGACGCGGCACAACGCGAAGGGCTTCAGCGAGCCCGTGCCCGGCATGAAGTGGATGGCCGAGTCGGCCGTGTTGTCGCTGCTGGAGGACCGGAACGGCCACCTCTGGGTGGGCACGTATTCGGGCCTGATGCGCCTTCGCGACGGACCCTTCGCCACGTACGGCATCCCGGAGGGCCTGGCCGACGAGATGGTGAGCGCGGTGCTGGAGGACCGGCACGGCACGTTGTGGCTGGGCACCACCAGCGGCCTGTTCCGGTACACGGGCGGCGCCTTCGTCCACGTGGGCGCCGAGCAGGGGCTCCCGGAGAGCGTCATCCCCGCGCTGCACGAGTCGCCCGACGGGACGCTGTGGGTGGGCACCCTGACGGGCGCTTACCGGTATGACGGCCAGCGCTTCACGCGGGTGTCGCGCGCGCAGGGACTGCCGCATGACGTGGTGACCGCCATTCTGGTCGACTCACGGGGCGACACGTGGCTGGGCACGCAGGCCGGGCTGGCGCGGCTGCGTGGGAGCGAGGTGACCGTCTACGGCGCGAAGCAGGGCTTCAGCGACCCCATCATCGTCATGGTGGAGGACGTCCAGGGCCGGGTGTGGTTCGGCTCGGACACGGGGCTGATGCGGTGGGACGGCGAGCAGAAGGGCTTCCAGCGCTTCACGCAGAAGGACGGCCTGCCCGGGGACCTGGTCCTGGCGCTGCTCGCGGATCCGGACGGCACGGTGTGGGTGGGCACGGAGACGGGCCTGGGCCGCTGGCGTGATGGCACCTGGGTGCGCTTCACCGTCGCCCAGGGCCTGTACGACGACGCGGTGTTCAGCCTGGTGCCGGATGGGGACGGCTCGCTGTGGATGAGCAGCAACAAGGGCGTGTCCCGCGTCGCCCGCAGGGATTTGGAGGCGGTGGCGGCGGGTGAGCGTCCGCGCCTGACGACGCTGGATTTCGACACGCGCGACGGCATGCGCAGCGCGGAGTGCAACGGCAACACGCAGCCTTCGGCGTGGCGAGGCCAGGACGGGCGGCTGTGGTTCACCAACCTCCGGGGCGCCATCGCGGTGGACCCGGTGCGCGTGCACGCGAGCCGTCAGCCGCCCGAGGTGCGGATTGAAGAGGTGCGCGTGCAGGGCAAGCCGGTGTCGGTGGAGGGCCCGGTGGAGCTGGAGCCCGGCGCGTCCCGGTTGGAGATTCGCTTCACGGCCTTCACGGCGGTGGACGCGGCGCGCCTGCCTTTCCGCTACCGGCTCGCGGGCCACGACGATACGTGGGTCCACGCGGAGGCCCGGCGCGCGCTGTACAACGGGCTGCGGCCAGGCAGTTACCGCTTCGAGGTCCAGGCGAAGGGCCGCGACGGCGGTTGGACGGAGCCCGTGTCGCTGGACGTCCTGCTGGAGCCGAAGCTGTGGCAGCGCACGGGCTTCTGGCTGCTGTGCGTGCTGGGTGTGAGCATGCTGGCCGTCAGCGTGTACCTGCTGCGCGTGGGGCAGTTGAAGGACCGGGAGCGGTGGCTCGCCGAGCGCGTGCAGGACCGCACGCAGGCGCTGGCGCGGGCCAACGCGGAGCTGGAGGCGAACATGCGCACGCTCCGGCAGGCCCAGGCGCAGCTTGTCCAGACGGGACGGCTGGCGGCGGTGGGCCAGTTGGCGGCGGGCGTGGGGCATGAAATCAACAACCCGCTGGCCTACATCGTGTCCAACCTGGAGCACGCGAGCGATGAGGCCGACGCGCTCGCGCGGGAGCTGTCGGGCACGCGGGATGTGGGCACGCGGTTGAAGGACGTGAACCAGGCGCTTCGCGAGGCGCTGCTCGGCGCGGAGCGGGTGCGGCGCATCGTGCAGGACCTGAAGATGTTCTCCCGGCCGGACGAGGAGCATCAGGGGCCGGTGGCGTTGCACGCGGTGCTGGACTCGGCGGTGAAGATCGCCATGGGCGAGCTGCGCCCGCGCGCGAAGCTGGTGCGGGACTATGGCGACGTGCCCCACGTGGAGGGGAACGAGGCCCGTCTGGCGCAGGTGTTCCTCAACCTGCTCATCAACGCGGCCCAGGCGCTGCCAGAGGGACAGGCGGAGGCGAACGAGGTGCGGCTCGTCACGCGCACCAACCCGGAGGGCCGCGTGGTGGCGGAGGTGCGGGACACCGGCAGCGGGATTGCGCCCGAGTTGCTCGGTCGCATCTTCGACCCCTTCTACACGACGAAGCCCGTGGGCGTGGGCACGGGCCTGGGCCTGTCGCTGTGCCACGCCTACCTGACGGCCATGGGCGGCACCATCGCGGTGGAGAGCGAGGCCGGGAAGGGCTCGGTGTTCCGCGTGACGCTGCGGGCCGCGTCCGTGGCAGCCGGTGCGCCGCTGTTGGAGGCGGGGCGGTCAGCGGTCGAGGTGGCGCGGGGACAGGATGTGTCCACGGCGGAGGCCGGTGTCGCGGCGGAGACTCGAGGTGACGCCGCGGACGCGAAGGCCGAGGCCCGGCACGTGTCCGATTCGGGGGCCGTCCCTGTTCCTGTCCGTGAAGCAGGCCACGGCGCTGACGCAGGCTCCCCTGCGCGAGAAGAGGTTTCAGGCGCCACGCACGACGCCGTTGCGGCTGCGGCCGTGTCGGCCGGTGCGCGAGGGCCTGGGACTGCCGCCTTCACGCCCGCGCATCCGGATGGGGCGCCTCGCGCCTCGGAGGCAGTGGCTCCGGGGGAGCGACGAGGAAACGGAGGTCATATGGCCGAGCGAGACTCCGGTACCGAGGACACGGCAGCGCGGTCACAGGAGGCACGGGGCGAGGACGTCCCTGTGAGTCGGGGCGGTTCGGCTTTGGGTTCAAGAGGGACGTCCACCGCCGAGGGTCACGCCACTTCGCCACCCGTTTCGAGCCACACGGGCTCGGGCTCGGACGCGCGGGGTGGCGCCGCTTCGGGACAGGGAACTCGTACGGAGTCTCCCTCCAGCGTGTCAGCCCAGGCGCCCGACGCGGAGTCCTCGCGCGCGGTGCGAGGCCGGGTGCTGGTGGTGGACGACGACGCGCTGGTGAGTGGCGCCATCCGCCGCACGCTGTCCCGGGAGAACGACGTAGAGGTGCTGGTGAGCGCGCGTCAGGCCCTGGAGAAGCTCACCGGGCCGGAGGCGCGCTACGACGTCGTGCTCTGCGATTTGATGATGCCGGAGATGACCGGCATGGACCTGTACGACGCGCTGTCGCAGGTGTCGCCGCGCGCCGCCGAGCGCATCGTCTTCATCACGGGTGGCGCCTTCACCTCCACCGCGCGGCTGTTCCTGGAGCGCGTCGGAAATCCGCGCGTGGAGAAGCCCTTCGACCCGGAGGCGCTGCGTCAGGTCATCCGGACCGAGGTGGCGCGTGCCCGCCGTGAGGCCTCGGGCCGGGCGGCGTGACGGAGCCTTCAGAGGTCCAGCACCAGCTTTTTGGACCGGGCGCGGGACACGCAGACGAGCATGCGCTGGTCTCCCGCGGGCTCCGCCTGGAAGAACGTGTCGCGGTGGTCGACCTGTCCATCGCAGACGCGCGTGACGCAGGTGCCGCAGGTGCCGGCCTCGCAGTCGCTGGGGATGCGCACCCCGTTGCGGCGCAGCACGTTGAGCACCGACTGGCCGGCGGGCACTTGCAGCACCTGGCCCGTGCTGCGGATGGTCACCTCGAAGCCCTGCTCCTCGCGGCCCGTGGCGGCGCTGGTGCCCTCGGCGGTGAAGGACTCGAAGTGCACCTTCTCCCGGGGCCAGCGGTGCAGGGTGGCGGCGTCACGCACGGCCTTCATCAGGCCCGCGGGGCCACAGCAATACAGGCGGGCACCCGGCAGCCGCGTGGCCAGCAGCTCCTTCACGTCGAGCCCCTTGCTGGGGTCGCCTCCGTCGAAGGAGAAGCGCACGCGCTCGGTGAAGGGGGCCTGGGACAGCAACTCCCGGTAGGCGGTGCGTCCGGGCTCGCGGGCGCAGTAGTGCAGGGAGTAGTTCGCGCCCGTGCGTTCGAGCATGCGCGCCATGGACAGCAGCGGGGTGATGCCAATGCCACCGGCCACGAGCATGTAGCTGCGCGCGAACAGCAGGGGGAAGTTGTTGCGAGGCGCGTGGACCTCCAACGCGTCGCCTTCCCTCACGCGTTCGTGCATCGCGGAGGAGCCGCCGCGTCCCTTGGCATCCCGTGAGACGGTGATGACGTAGCGGTGCGTCTCCTCCGGGTCGTTGCAGAGCGAATACGCGCGCAGGAAGTCACCTGGGCCCGGGACGCGGACCTCCAGATGGGCGCCGGCCTCGAAAGCAGGCAGGGCGCCTCCCTCCGCCGCGACCAGTTCGTACGACAGGATGTCCTCGGCCTCGCGTGTGATGCGCGCGACGCGGACACGCAGGATGTCATTGCCCATGGTGCTCCCCCTTCCCCAGTCCCATCAGCGGCGCACCCATCCATCCAGGGTACGGTGGACCGGACATTGGGCCGGGAAACGCCCCCGGGTGATTGCCCGGGAGTCCCGGAGGACGTCGTCCCCGCGTCGCGTGTGGCGCCTCCACGGCGCGTTGAATGGACGCGTCACCGGACACAGGGCCCGTGGCGAGGGCCTCCCGGTCGCCTGCTGGGCGTCCAGGGCACCGAGCCGTCCGCCGTCCGCCCCCGCATCCTCGCGTCACCATCCCCACCATCCACGACATGCCGCGCTGCGCCAGGAATGGACTGGCGCACGAAGCCGGGAACCCGTCGCGGCCCACGAACTCAGGGAGGCGAACCCATGGATGCCATTGCGTTGCTGAAGGCGGACCACAAGACGGTGGAGCAGTTGTTCCGGAAGTTCGAGAAGGCGGGCCCCAACGCGCACAAGCTGAAGCGCCGGCTGGTGGACCAGATGGTCACCGCGCTGTCCGTGCACGCCACCATCGAGGAGCAGGTCTTCTATCCGGCGGTGCGCTCGCGCTCGGAGGCGTTGGGTCCGGAGGTGCTGCGCTCGCTGGAGGAGCACCACGTGGTGAAGTGGGTGCTGGCGGAGCTGGACGGCATGTCGCCCGAGGCTGAGCGCTTCGACGCGAAGGTGCAGGTGCTGATGGAGAACGTGCGAGCCCACGTGCTCCAGGAAGAGAACGAGCTGTTTCCCGCGCTGAAGAAGGTCTTCCGTCCGCAGGAGCTCCGGACGATGGGCGACGTGCTGGAGATGTCGCGCAAGACGGCGCCCACGCGGCCGCATCCGATGGCGCCGGACACGCCGCCGGGCAACCTGGTTGCGGGCGCGGTGTCCGCGGTGATGGACATGGGCCGGGATGCGCTGCGCGCCGCGCGGCGCAAGGCCACCACCAAGGTCCGCTCCGTCGCGGCGCGGGGCCCCCGCCAGGTGATGCGCGACATGACGGGCGCCGAAGCCGCCAGTCCGTGACATTCCGGTGACACGGAAGGCCCGCGCTCCTTTCTCCTCCTGGGAGGAAGGGGCGTTTCGGGCGTGGGTTGGGGCGTGTGAATGTCCCCGGGCGCCATCCGTTCCATGGGGTAAGGACGTCGAAGTCCGACGCCAGCAATGGCTGACCCCCAAGGAGGCACCATGTTTCGAGCCCGCCCTGTTCGTTCCCTGCTGCTGACCGCGATGCTCTTCACGGGCGCGACGGCTTTCGCGCAGCCGCAGCCCGTCTCCACGCAGCAGCGAGCGCAGGCGCCCGCGGGCCTGCGGACGATTCGCGTGGAGGGCACCGGCGAGGTGAAGGCGCAGCCCGACGAGGCCTTCATCGACGTGGCGGTGGAGACGCTGGCGCCCAACGTGAAGGCCGCGGGTGAGCAGAACGCGAAGCGGATGGAGAAGGTGATTGCCGCGTTGACGTCCGCGGGCATCGCCCGGCGCGACATCCAGACGCGCAACTATTCGGTGTACCCGGACTACGCGCCGCCGCTGCCCAACCAGACGGAGCCGAAGCTGCGCGGCTACCGCGTGAGCAACCTGGTCAGCGTCCACGTGAAGGACCTGTCGCGCGTGGGCAGCCTGCTGGACCAGGCGCTGGCGGCGGGGGCCAACCGGGTGGACTCGGTGCGCTTCGGGCTCAGCCGCCAGG
This genomic window from Myxococcus hansupus contains:
- a CDS encoding SIMPL domain-containing protein; this translates as MFRARPVRSLLLTAMLFTGATAFAQPQPVSTQQRAQAPAGLRTIRVEGTGEVKAQPDEAFIDVAVETLAPNVKAAGEQNAKRMEKVIAALTSAGIARRDIQTRNYSVYPDYAPPLPNQTEPKLRGYRVSNLVSVHVKDLSRVGSLLDQALAAGANRVDSVRFGLSRQEAVQGEALRQAVARARKSAEVLAASLNVKLGAVLDASTVTEPPQFYPARLAMAEAADGRAMSTPIQPEEQTVQAKVTLVFGIE
- a CDS encoding PDR/VanB family oxidoreductase, translating into MGNDILRVRVARITREAEDILSYELVAAEGGALPAFEAGAHLEVRVPGPGDFLRAYSLCNDPEETHRYVITVSRDAKGRGGSSAMHERVREGDALEVHAPRNNFPLLFARSYMLVAGGIGITPLLSMARMLERTGANYSLHYCAREPGRTAYRELLSQAPFTERVRFSFDGGDPSKGLDVKELLATRLPGARLYCCGPAGLMKAVRDAATLHRWPREKVHFESFTAEGTSAATGREEQGFEVTIRSTGQVLQVPAGQSVLNVLRRNGVRIPSDCEAGTCGTCVTRVCDGQVDHRDTFFQAEPAGDQRMLVCVSRARSKKLVLDL
- a CDS encoding hemerythrin domain-containing protein — encoded protein: MDAIALLKADHKTVEQLFRKFEKAGPNAHKLKRRLVDQMVTALSVHATIEEQVFYPAVRSRSEALGPEVLRSLEEHHVVKWVLAELDGMSPEAERFDAKVQVLMENVRAHVLQEENELFPALKKVFRPQELRTMGDVLEMSRKTAPTRPHPMAPDTPPGNLVAGAVSAVMDMGRDALRAARRKATTKVRSVAARGPRQVMRDMTGAEAASP
- a CDS encoding two-component regulator propeller domain-containing protein produces the protein MRTPGQRARASWRGFIGWFFLAGLVLATPGMALDPQRRVSQYSQDVWRSDEGLPQNSLLSMVQTRDGYLWVGTWEGLARFDGARFTVFDKRNTPELRNHTIKALVEDASGTLWVGTDQGLVAYRQGRFERSPGAAAALEGARVETLVAGDGVLWVGTTTGLWQVPRGEGVARQYTVADGLPAARITALTRGERTALWVGTPEGLVRLVDGSVVPAPFPFPGPDPRPHVTALRRDAMGVLWVGSQEGLYAWNGVVARRYTPDEGLPSLSVNALYADGDGNLWVGTQRGGLTRHNAKGFSEPVPGMKWMAESAVLSLLEDRNGHLWVGTYSGLMRLRDGPFATYGIPEGLADEMVSAVLEDRHGTLWLGTTSGLFRYTGGAFVHVGAEQGLPESVIPALHESPDGTLWVGTLTGAYRYDGQRFTRVSRAQGLPHDVVTAILVDSRGDTWLGTQAGLARLRGSEVTVYGAKQGFSDPIIVMVEDVQGRVWFGSDTGLMRWDGEQKGFQRFTQKDGLPGDLVLALLADPDGTVWVGTETGLGRWRDGTWVRFTVAQGLYDDAVFSLVPDGDGSLWMSSNKGVSRVARRDLEAVAAGERPRLTTLDFDTRDGMRSAECNGNTQPSAWRGQDGRLWFTNLRGAIAVDPVRVHASRQPPEVRIEEVRVQGKPVSVEGPVELEPGASRLEIRFTAFTAVDAARLPFRYRLAGHDDTWVHAEARRALYNGLRPGSYRFEVQAKGRDGGWTEPVSLDVLLEPKLWQRTGFWLLCVLGVSMLAVSVYLLRVGQLKDRERWLAERVQDRTQALARANAELEANMRTLRQAQAQLVQTGRLAAVGQLAAGVGHEINNPLAYIVSNLEHASDEADALARELSGTRDVGTRLKDVNQALREALLGAERVRRIVQDLKMFSRPDEEHQGPVALHAVLDSAVKIAMGELRPRAKLVRDYGDVPHVEGNEARLAQVFLNLLINAAQALPEGQAEANEVRLVTRTNPEGRVVAEVRDTGSGIAPELLGRIFDPFYTTKPVGVGTGLGLSLCHAYLTAMGGTIAVESEAGKGSVFRVTLRAASVAAGAPLLEAGRSAVEVARGQDVSTAEAGVAAETRGDAADAKAEARHVSDSGAVPVPVREAGHGADAGSPAREEVSGATHDAVAAAAVSAGARGPGTAAFTPAHPDGAPRASEAVAPGERRGNGGHMAERDSGTEDTAARSQEARGEDVPVSRGGSALGSRGTSTAEGHATSPPVSSHTGSGSDARGGAASGQGTRTESPSSVSAQAPDAESSRAVRGRVLVVDDDALVSGAIRRTLSRENDVEVLVSARQALEKLTGPEARYDVVLCDLMMPEMTGMDLYDALSQVSPRAAERIVFITGGAFTSTARLFLERVGNPRVEKPFDPEALRQVIRTEVARARREASGRAA